From Lucilia cuprina isolate Lc7/37 chromosome 4, ASM2204524v1, whole genome shotgun sequence:
CTCTAAAGCTGCAGCTTTCGTCTTATTAGAAATTGGTGTAGTAGTATCGTCTGTTGGTTGTTCTTGCTTAATTTCGTTACtagcttttttaatattatcgCTATTTCGTAAATTCTTTTCGCGGTTGTCAGTTTGCTTTGCATCTTTTAATGTCTGTTTAGGACTATCGGGGACTTTTTTAATGGCTGTTTTAGTTATTAATTCTTTTGTTTCGTCTTTATCTCGATATTCCAGGGAATTTTCTGGCTTCTTGTTAAGAGTCTTAGATTTGTCTGGCTTTTCCTCACTATGTGGAGATTTGCCCAATTGATCTTGAGTTTTACTTAAAGCTGTCTTATATTTGTCCGTTAATTCCTCACTATGTGGAGATTTACCAAATTTATCTtgatttttacttaaagaaGTCTTAGATTTGTTTGGTAATTCCTCACTCTTTGCAGATTTAATCAATTTATCCGGATTGTTATTTAATGCAGCCTGGGATTTATCCGAATAGCcttcattatatttatattcactCGATTTAACTTGTTCTTTGTCCGAAGGAGTCTTAGATTTATTGTCAACTTTCTCTGCTTTATGTTTGTCATTTTCCAACTCTTCATTATTACCTCTTTTCACTTTGTCCTCCGATTTATTAATAAGATTATTCTTTAAACTGATTCTATCATTTTTCAATTGATTATAttctttttcgagttttttcttATCGGCctctaatttattatttaaatcctTAAGTTCTTTTAAATCCATATCACGTACTTTGACTTCCTCCTGTAGTCGGGCATTGTCTATTTGGCATTTCTTAAGTTTAGATAATTCCTCCTCCAATTGACGGCGCAAATCATCAATTATCTTTTGATCATCTCGGGAATTTATGGCACTAACTGCATTTGTTAATTGCTGATTTCTCAACTGTACATCACTGATGTCTTGCACCAAACCCATAGTTCCCTGTAAGTCTCTGCCAATTCTACTCGCTTCTTGACcatttttattgatttctttATCCAAGTGttcgatttttttcaacatattgACCATTTTGTCTTCACCATCTTTAAGCTTTTCATTTAAATCCTGTTTTTCCCGTAAAAGTTTGTTATTTTCTGTTTCTAATTCTTTTAAACGTTTCAGGGCGTCTGCACACATAGCATCGCACTGGGCACCTTCTTTCATTTCCTCTTTCAGCTCATCCACTTGCTGCTGAAGACGACGCATTTCTCTACAGCATTGTTTGTCATATTCGAACGTTGAGTCATTGGGTGCTGGCTCTAGCCCATAGGCAATCATGGTCTCATCGTTGAGACaaccttttttctttaattctttcaaaatttcatctaatGTAGCGCAAGTGTAAAATGCCAATTCATCAGTTTGGTTTTTACCAGTTTGAGTTTGATTGTCGTGGAGACATTGTAATTTGACAGATTGTAACTCATTTACTACGTCCTGGATTTGAAAAAGTTAAGGGAGAAGAAAGGGAtaataaaaaacgattttttataaTCTTATTTTGGtagttttaactataatttagtaattatagtccatattatagtctagttaattgTCAATATCAATTGCttcgactatagtatagtctgtagtcaaatcaaatctatagtctagtctatagtctagtctatagtttagtctatagtctagtctatagtctagtctatagtctagtctatagtctagtctatagtctagtctatagtctNNNNNNNNNNNNNNNNNNNNNNNNNNNNNNNNNNNNNNNNNNNNNNNNNNNNNNNNNNNNNNNNNNNNNNNNNNNNNNNNNNNNNNNNNNNNNNNNNNNNatagactagactatagactagactatagactagactatagactagactatagactagactatagactagactatagactagactgtacactagactatagactagactgtacactagactatagactagactgtacactagactatagactagactatagacaagactatatactaaactatatactagactatagactagactagaatatagacgagactatagactagactagaatatagactagactatagactagactgtagactagactatggactagactatagactaggttatagactagataatagactacgttatagactatagactggactaggctgcagactagactgtaaatagagactagactattgactacactttagactacactatagattagattacagTTCACATTGTAAATTAGATTATAATCCTGATTCACCACTTTACTAAAGATAATATTTCCATACATCCAGAACATATTACCTCCATTAGGAAACTTAACTGGTGGCGATAGTCTACTCGAATGTGCCAATGTCCATTTGGCggaatatcaaaaaattttgaatattaaaaccACTCTCGAAAAACAATTAGAAGTCTCCAATGAACGACTCAAAACAGCCaaagaagagaataaaaaaatccGAGAAATTTTAACCACCAAATTAGATTCGAATACAGCCaaagatttctttaataaaatacaaaaacttacCACTGCCGGCAAACTAAATAAGAATGAAGAAAATGAAATGCTACAAATCTATcagaaaatggaaaatatgaaTAAAGCTTATGAAATATTGCAGGCTGAAAATAACTATCTAAAacgtttaatagaaaaattgtcaggACGTGTTACTTTAGATAGTATACAAACAACTCCCGAAAAATCTAACGATATCAATTATTtgcaaaaggaaataaatacaTTGCGCAAGGAGTGCACAATGTTAAGGAAATTGGAAGATGAATATCAAAGAttgaaacaacagcaacaaactaaTAGAATGCCTAACATCAGTGAACAGGATGCTGAAAATATTAAAGCCATTATAAAGGAACGAAATAGTCTAAGGGAGAAATGTAAATCATTTAAGGCTTTAGAACAACAGGTTCAGGAATTGCAACAAGAAGCAGCAGAGGCCAATAAAAAGGCGGGCATATTGAGTAGTAATTTAAATAACCAAACACATTATATAGGAAAAATGGAGGGAGAAatgcaaaatatgcaaaaatactACGAAGATCAAAATCAAAATGCCTGTTTTAAAGAAGAATGTTTAAAGGTAGAAAACAAATCGTGgttttatgttttagtttaatttaataacttaCTATAGGCTCAACTGGAAGACTTAAAAGATGAATTGGTTAAAGCTAAATGTCAAGCTCAAAAAGCCGATGTGTTGGCTATGGAAGTTTCTAGTCTACGTAATGAGGTTCTTAAACGTGATTTAGCTTTAAATGACTACGATTGCCAGTATAAACAGTTAATGGTGAGtgaaacttgtttatattttataaatatccttttgacatttttctttatacttaagtataaaacaaaagcttttaaaaacagTGGCTATCGTTTGCAACCTTTAGATGACATAGGTCTGTCAAATGTAGGTATGTTAAGGGCCTAAATATTGGGAAGtcatttagttttgaaaaatgtttaaattattgtttttttttgttagtgtaAATGGGATttcaatgtaaataaaataaatttctgtttttaaacaattgcttaagaattaaaagaatttttgtaagcCTATAGTGTATAGAtataatgtagactagactatagactagactatggactagactatagactagactatatatatatataatgtagactagactatagactagactatagactagactatagactagactatagactagactatagactagactatagactagactatagactagactatagacNNNNNNNNNNNNNNNNNNNNNNNNNNNNNNNNNNNNNNNNNNNNNNNNNNNNNNNNNNNNNNNNNNNNNNNNNNNNNNNNNNNNNNNNNNNNNNNNNNNNtagtctatagtctagtctatagtctagtctatagtctagtctatagtctagtctatagtctagtctatagtctagtctatagtcaagtctagtctatagtctagtctagtctatagcctagtctatcgtctagtctatagtctagtctatagtcaagtctatagtctagtctatagtctagtctatagtctagtctatagtctagtttatagtctagtctatagtctagcctatagtctagtctatagtctagtctatagtttagtttatagtctagtctatagtttagtctaaagtctagtttatagtctagtctaaagtctagtttatagtctagtctatagtctggtctatagtacagtttatagtctagtctatattctagtcattAGTTTTCACTCTATTCCTTCGTATAGTATTAAGCCTAGCCGGGActcgattttaaaatattcttacaTCTATCATTCCAGCTGCAGAGACATCACCCTGATTACGAGGTCTTGCACTACTAGTAGCACCCCTACTAGCACTAACATAATCATGTGCCTCATCCCGACCTACATTAATATCTGAGCTACTAAAATCTCCTTCGCCGAAACCCGCAGCagcctttaaagaaaaaataaaataaatataactttcttatttatttaagatgACATTCAAAAAAACCCACCGGATATTGACATGTTACCAAATCGCTTAAGAATTTCGATTGTTTCGCTTCATCATTTGCCCATGAACGATCATCAATGGTAGATTCATAACTCTTAAGTTTAACGCAAGCTTTCTTACAGCCCAAATCAGGACTTTCATTCATAAAGGGTACATGGAAGAAATCTTTTTGGGTGGAAAATGCCATGACTTTGACTTTTTTGTTTGGGAAAACTTTTCAAAGAACTtggaatttaaaaagttttacttttaacaaatagcaaaatatttattaatccAGCCAGtaacgaaaatattttatttttttcttttaaatcaaagttttttaatgcaatttgaAAAGTATAAAGttagagaaaaatttttttaattttttttgtgtttttagataaatttagaaaatgttactttaattttatttcgaaaaacaAGGTGGAGCACAGTTGCAGTCAGCAGAGTTGTAACTTAATGTAGTTTTTGatgttttacttaaaactatTCAAAACCCTGAGCTCTTCTTATGGCTTGATCCTCATCGTTGCTTTGCATTAGGGAAAATCCACAAGGTTGCATGGTCATACTGGCTGTGCCAGAACTTATAGTTCTTAAAATACTAGAATAATTTGATAATTCAGCTAAAGGAGCATTAACAAggattagtttatttttatcgcCTTTGGGTAGAACATCATTGATAACGGCTCTACGACGTGCCAAGTCGGATAATATGCTAGAAGTTCTATCGCTTGGTATTACAATTTGTATGGCCATAATGGGTTCTAAGAGGCGTGTTTCATTTTCGGATAGAATCTAAAAATATggaacatttattaaaattaaagtttatagtgaaaaaaagcttttttttgtagaattaaaattttcggTGAAGAGCTTTTTTAGTGAAAGAAAAACTTCTTTTCactgaaataaattgaaaaaagctttttagtgaaaatactttttactaaaaagcttttgtttgaaaaaaagccTTTTAGGCGGAAAAGCTTATTTATttgacaaacaaattaaaaaaaatttttttagtgaaaagctttttttattttttatatttaaattacctTTTGCACACATTGAGCAGCTGCAGCCATTAAAAATGAATCCGCTGTGCCGCGACCTATAGTCACACTATGTAGTCTTATTTGTGTTTCCACCACTTGACCACCGACTTTGGGACCCCTTTCCAAGGCCGAAATACATCCCTTACGTATAACCTGCAAAGTACGCGGCCTTAATGCCTGTAAATTATTTGTAGTATCTGATGTTTTATACAGACTAAATAGCTCCTTATTATCTTTCACCAGTTCCAAGGTAATAGAGACACTTTGTTTGGAACCAGCTATTTCTTTCTCAATACTAAATGTCTTAACAGCCGGTTCGGCAATAGTTTCTTTATATGCTATTTGCAAAGGACCCAAATCCACTTCGATTTTATATTCACTTAAAATACGAGATTTTATTATATCCATATGTAATTCACCCATACCGCCTAGAACCGTTTGTCCCGTCACCGTATCATGGGAAACACGCAAACTGGGATCTTCTCGTTGTAACTGTTTTAAGGCTAATTCCATGGCATTTTGATACGAAACACTGGGTGGTTCTATGGAACAGAAATATACAGCATCGGGTATTTGTGGTTCTagagaaaatatttcattaattaaatcTGTTTCAATATCTTCTTCCGATGCAGTTGTTTCAATCGATTGTTGTGTTCCCAATTGTTTTTTCAAACGTTTTTGGGCATTTTTTAAAGATGTTGTGCTAGTTACCAGTAAATCTCCGGTGACAGTGTGctaaaaatatggaaatttcCATAAATATATTGCAATTTTCACTACGCTTTTCTTTAATACCTTTAATCCCGAACATATGGCTACATCTCCTGCTTCTACCGAAGATATTTCTCTGTACTCATCTGCCAAGGGTTCATAGATTTTACCCACAGTTTCCGCTTGAGCTCTGGTAGATGTTAAACGCATACTTTTAGTCATATTACCTCTTAAAACACGCACCAATGTCAAGGGACCTCTTTGTTTATCGTGAAAAATTTTGAAGACTTTACCCACAAAATCTTTTCTAAGGAAAAGGCAGGTATTAATTTATGTAGCTTCTAAGGAATTTGCAATTTTATACATACTCAAAACAATCATATAGTTGATTGCGTTCCTGAGGATGAGGTAAATAATCTACAATAGCATCCATTAACTTTTGTATGCCTACGTTTTTATAGGCCGAACCCAGCAGTACTGGAACAATTTTTTGTTGGCAGGTGGCTTGTCTTAAAGCAGAATAAATCATTTCATTTGTTATCTTATCAAAGCCCTCACTGCTGATAACAATATCGGCCAGATTGTCGTCAATACCGGAGAGTTCATCTATCAGGGCATTTCGTTTATCTTGCAGTTCTAATAAAAGACTTTCATCACTTACTGGTTCCGATTTGTAATTACGTCCCAAACTTTTAGCATCCCAGATAATGTGTTCCAGACGTATAATATCAAAAACAGCTAAaatgttacatatattaaatgaGTTTATGATGAGTTTGCAGATTCACTCAAAGAAGAGCGACTTAACTTGTTTCAAATCTACTCCCAGAGCTATATCATTATTGGCTTAAGGTAATTCTTAAATTATTACTAATTTAAACTTACACAAATTTCCCTTATCATCTTTATGAGGATATTGTATACATATAGGTTTAGCATCCAACTTTGCCGACAAATCCTTAACACATTTCACAAAATCAGCATCAGGACGATCCATTTTATTGACAAAACTTATTTTGGGTAAACGATGTTTTTCCGCCTGAGACCATACAGTAACAGTTTGAGCCTCAACGCCCGCCGTACCAtccaaaactacaacaacaccaTCCACAGCATAAAGAGACTGCTCCACTTCCATGGTAAAATCTATATGACCGGGAGTATCTAATAAATTGAATCTACAGAAAAAtccaaataaaactatgtaaatactaaaaaatttgctacatatttaaattaattatactttttatCTTTCCAAGGAAATGTTACCGCTGAACTACATATTGTTATTCCACGTTCCCTTTCCTGTGAGAGATAATCTGTTACTGTGTTACCCCTATGGACCTCACCCAAAGATCTTGTTTTGCCCGAATAGAAGAGCATGCGTTCGGTAGTGGTAGTTTtacctataatattaaataaatgtctACTCTTGTTAGAAATTAAAGTGTTTTGTTGATTATACAAGCACACAACTTACCGGCATCTATGTGGGCTAATATGCCTATATTGCGTATATCCTTACTGCTAAAGTAACGTCTGtgattaattaaacattttctattagttttaagtaataaagttcttaaaaaagtcataataattgtatattttagcttaaaaaaactattttatcataaattgtttaacaatgtTGGTTAAgtgtatgtttaattttaaactagtAACTGTGTTTAGTTATCATAATAAAATCAgctgttttttgtttacattcatatttatataaaaaaaacagtcgcattcatgaacatttttattttcattatttacatatgAGGTGTAAATCAACCGCTGGATTGCAACGTGCATAATATTTATCAACAAAAAAGGTAAACAAATGACTATAAAAATGTGGACGTATTCGAAAAGCTATCAACAAttcaatttttaactaaatttattttttttatcaccaATAGATATAGCAACAACTCGGGATCCTAATTTAATATTGGTCTATATAAATATGGACATAAAGTTATTTCCTTATTGTGTACAaatagtttttagaaaatttcaaaattttctttttgtattgaAAGACTTTAGAAACGTCTAATTTTTCGCAAGTGACATCTGCGGATTTCAATAGCactagttatttattttaaaaacccgTTTTCCGTTTCCAGAAACCACTAATTttatctgatttttttttttttttgttactaacaacttttttcttaaataaaatttgtgaatTCGCCTTGGTATGGGATTTGACAACTTCGACGTAAATTTACATTAACAAGAAAACAATCAGCTGTTGAAATGTCTTCACCTTATTAGCTGCCTCATGCCCAGCACCTTATGTGAAGTCACCTTAATACATTGTTTGttaccttttttttaaatttttgcgcTTTAATTTGTTGGCAttacaattttttcatttaaaca
This genomic window contains:
- the LOC111685212 gene encoding myosin-11, which codes for MAFSTQKDFFHVPFMNESPDLGCKKACVKLKSYESTIDDRSWANDEAKQSKFLSDLVTCQYPAAAGFGEGDFSSSDINVGRDEAHDYVSASRGATSSARPRNQGDVSAAGMIDDVVNELQSVKLQCLHDNQTQTGKNQTDELAFYTCATLDEILKELKKKGCLNDETMIAYGLEPAPNDSTFEYDKQCCREMRRLQQQVDELKEEMKEGAQCDAMCADALKRLKELETENNKLLREKQDLNEKLKDGEDKMVNMLKKIEHLDKEINKNGQEASRIGRDLQGTMGLVQDISDVQLRNQQLTNAVSAINSRDDQKIIDDLRRQLEEELSKLKKCQIDNARLQEEVKVRDMDLKELKDLNNKLEADKKKLEKEYNQLKNDRISLKNNLINKSEDKVKRGNNEELENDKHKAEKVDNKSKTPSDKEQVKSSEYKYNEGYSDKSQAALNNNPDKLIKSAKSEELPNKSKTSLSKNQDKFGKSPHSEELTDKYKTALSKTQDQLGKSPHSEEKPDKSKTLNKKPENSLEYRDKDETKELITKTAIKKVPDSPKQTLKDAKQTDNREKNLRNSDNIKKASNEIKQEQPTDDTTTPISNKTKAAALEEYEKKVDVFKQPSSDQHKAAALDDFVYKKSDTLKFNLQQGRNFEKELRKILEEFIHECGYCFCRLFNTKSKLYTICHKLYHSGIGTLSFRELAYLHKKIYAQAEQLLPGCLLDMILSDHREKVESMLNISLAEPRLVGGHESDLKMSNVMLKEQKCCCCKNELCCSNSEEMLKDKVNKLEKDIEIAREYLETLKNIPLETSLPTDDGDSTDTNNSTYRASSTVMIQQKSRHSKHIKKLKSRLMKHSDI
- the LOC111685217 gene encoding ribosome-releasing factor 2, mitochondrial; the protein is MTFLRTLLLKTNRKCLINHRRYFSSKDIRNIGILAHIDAGKTTTTERMLFYSGKTRSLGEVHRGNTVTDYLSQERERGITICSSAVTFPWKDKKFNLLDTPGHIDFTMEVEQSLYAVDGVVVVLDGTAGVEAQTVTVWSQAEKHRLPKISFVNKMDRPDADFVKCVKDLSAKLDAKPICIQYPHKDDKGNLSVFDIIRLEHIIWDAKSLGRNYKSEPVSDESLLLELQDKRNALIDELSGIDDNLADIVISSEGFDKITNEMIYSALRQATCQQKIVPVLLGSAYKNVGIQKLMDAIVDYLPHPQERNQLYDCFEKDFVGKVFKIFHDKQRGPLTLVRVLRGNMTKSMRLTSTRAQAETVGKIYEPLADEYREISSVEAGDVAICSGLKHTVTGDLLVTSTTSLKNAQKRLKKQLGTQQSIETTASEEDIETDLINEIFSLEPQIPDAVYFCSIEPPSVSYQNAMELALKQLQREDPSLRVSHDTVTGQTVLGGMGELHMDIIKSRILSEYKIEVDLGPLQIAYKETIAEPAVKTFSIEKEIAGSKQSVSITLELVKDNKELFSLYKTSDTTNNLQALRPRTLQVIRKGCISALERGPKVGGQVVETQIRLHSVTIGRGTADSFLMAAAAQCVQKILSENETRLLEPIMAIQIVIPSDRTSSILSDLARRRAVINDVLPKGDKNKLILVNAPLAELSNYSSILRTISSGTASMTMQPCGFSLMQSNDEDQAIRRAQGFE